DNA from Gouania willdenowi chromosome 15, fGouWil2.1, whole genome shotgun sequence:
TTCTTCGTCTGaagatatttttaaaatgttcaaagtgtcattatGGAAGGTCACCCTTGTGGTACATTGTGATGTAGATAGCAAGAGAGTAGAGGGTGAGTCGCGTTTACAGGAGACAggcagaagaggaagaagaagtagTTGTGTGCTTTGCAAGAAAAATACCCTGGTCCTTCAGAGTCACTTAGACATGAGAATAAAATGCCGACACAGCAAATTAAGTAGACGAATCAACCTCTTCATCCAGACAACCAATGGATTACATCCCAGAAATGCCAGCGTTGTCTCTGTTTCCTTTGAGGTTACATCGTTGTCGTCTGTATATCTGAGTGAAACATGACTTTAAGCTTTCAGTGTCGATGTAGCTTGTTCAGTGCTTACGAAATGACATGTGGTGCCGTCAGTGACAAGGATGTAGCTTGTTCTTGTGGCCGTATCAGATGCTGAATACTGTTCTCCATCAGTGTAAACTAATACCAAGGACTTTCTCTCTTCATTAATCTTGTGCGATATGTAGAGCTTTTACGTATCATGAATAATAAGATATATTGTGGTAGTTCAGAcaagctattaatgattaagaacatttatattatattgaAAGTACACACATTTCTGCATACGGCTAGTTCACACAGGACCATGTGTGCCTTCAACAAAATCAACTTTAGTCTATTTTATTCCGCACTGTTAAACCGCGATCAACATCAAGATAAATACTAACCTGAAATGAATGGATTCCAAAATATAATTTCCaccactgataaaaaaaaaaaacactaggaCTCTCTTGGATTTCAGAGTTAtctttaaaactgtgtatttttggctTGTGCATCATATTTTTCAGCTGTTTTTACTGTACATACTACCTGGTTTTTCTTCGTGACCAAAAATGAACAAGCACACTTTCCACATCTGTGAAACACTAATAAGAGCTCCAATGTTGGAGAAGTGTGTTCTGTCTGTACTTTATCAATTCTATTTATTTCTCAATCTTAATAATGTTGATGTATAACAACTTGTGTTACTTTGTTTTATAATATAGTTATATAATTAAAGACCACggaaaagtgttttgtttttttttcctggtgtTTCATGTTTGTGTTGGCTGATTTTCACATGGTAACATAACTTGTTTAggagttttaaaatgtatttttgttttacacattttcacatCTCATTTAATACTTTCAGCTGTAATTTACATAAAAGAGCCGTAACACTATGATGACCAGTTAATATTGTGACGCTTTTTCACCCTATgttaaagacaaaattaatgTTTTACATCAAATGCATAGTTTGCATTTTGATTGATttgtaaaaatcaataatacaACAAATGAAATACTGTTAAATTGAAACAGACCATGTACGtataactcaaatttttctgaTCTCTTACATTTGGACATTTACTATGTCAGCTTCAGCATAAAGATATACAGCGtggttttatacatttttttttttttaacacaggaaaataagaaaaaaaatatgttttaactaCAGATTagccagaaaaaaaagagatgaaTAACATCTAATTTTGGTCACTAATGTAAATATATCATCAGGCAGATTTTTCATACAATAGTCATTTAAAAGTCattatttgcttttaaacatgctaattacacattttattaagaatttgtcataaaatgtattttcataaaaatgtgaatttaaCTAAACTTCCACTGCCCTGTTTTGATGCAACCTACATTCACAATGCACAACTTTGCCTTCCAAAAAAATGACCATCTGATGTTATCAAAGTTTGAGATttataataatgtttaaataCGGGTTTCAATTTTCCATATTTGCTTGAAACTTAAAGGGATCCTGCACGGTTTAAACAAATGTACCGGCCCAAATATTCAAATTGTTCTTATTAGAATATctatgctgaaaaaaaaaagttctacaTGGACcagtaatgtttttattgccttttaaagATGAGCCATATTTACAGTTAATGAGCCTTGGGGTGGCCATCTTGAAtggggatgatgatgatgatgatgatgatgatgatgattgcaGTGAAACTTTCAGCCAGCTTTTTGAGTCAAAATGCCATATTTTGCCGTTTTTGGCTGCAGGAAACAgaattttatgttgttgttaATATCTTGGCTTTACCccaaatatgaccaaaacaaaaGCAGCCAGAAACAGACATGCATTTTTGGAAAATACATCTACACAGACACAATTACACCTGTAGTTTTCTGTGAATTTTCTTAAGCattcaaagtatttttttatgcttttctgAATTTTCTCATTTAATTTAAGTGTCAAATAAATTCAGTCCAGAATCTTTGGCGTTACTTGATGACGTCTGCGATCTCATCACCACTatccaaaaaaacaattgttgGTTTATTCTGACTAAAAGTAGCATTCAAAATATTACTTAGATAGCATTTATGAAACAATTGTGAGCAAAAACAGTTGTTTTCTCTGAGACCTAACAAGCAGGCCTTTACCTGACAAGGACCACACTTCATtgtataagaaataaaaaaaaaaaaaaagacaagggcTTTTAGTAAGCACCCATAACTCACAAGCAAACTGTTTGGATACATGGTATGCAGACATGGCTTGAGTGAACATCATCAGTTATTTACTACTCTGCAGGCCTGGCTCTAATGCGATGCTACTTGCACGCTGCAGTTCTGAAAGGCATGACCACAGCCGGTGACACCCAGACACTAACCAGGCCACTGTGGCCCCTGTTCATGTTCATGTGCTCtcagaagaaaaacagaaatccACCACTACCGGAGTGTGTGGAAGTGACATGACTACTACAGTACATCTCACTGGTGTCAGTGTTACATACCGACGTTCCACTCAGACCTCTGGGTGAACCAAACTCACGTCCTTTTGAGGGCCTAAGGCTGGGCAGCTCAGTTTGTActtgttttatggaatttcccaTAGACAGCTTTAAGGTCAATCATTGTTAATCAAATTTAAATTCAGAGAGAGCCCAACACTATTGATTTTGAATTTCAAATACACTTTGGATGTCCTCAATTGAAGTTTGTTCCTCTGTTCAAGTTGAGTCTTTGAACTTAGGATGTAAAATCTTTACTTTGGTCAGATTTGCAGCTTCCAGGGATTGGCTTATGATTACAAAAAGTactacatttttaaagtgtCTAGAGAGTGGCCTCCACCTCATGCTTTGATTAGTGAATTGATGAAGACTATAAGGTGAAGGTTAAACTGAGCTGACATGCTGAGCACTGCTGCCCTCCAGTGGTAAGATATAGATATTTACTGAACCTTCCAGGACAAACTACAATACTGGCAAATACCTCGAGAGTATAAAGGGATAAAGCATATTTGGTGCCTTGAATAAAAGCCACAACTCAATTAGTCAAAATTATGAGTGGTTCAATGTTTAATAAAGACCAAATCAAAACCTTATACTCAGCAATAATTCTGCATTTTAAAGCAGTATATATAGTAGAAAAGGTGGGGGAAATATCAGTTTTTTTGGTGACTATTAAAAATCGATATTTCTCAGCAGAATCCATTTCCTTTTTAGTTATTATATAAACGACTGACTGACTTGggatgtgcattgttttttggaacTACAATTCATAAATTGTTTcgagaagttttttttaataacgaaaataaggaaattaaaatcacaataatcgtTACTATCGAATTGCAACAAATCAAAACCTCAATATGTAATTAAATGGCACCCAAGTATCATGATAAAAATGAATTGGAATGAAAGCAGCCCAACCCTAGTGCATGCTTCACCAAAAGGAACATGGTTTTGGTTTAGATAGTTGACCATGCATTTTGCAACTGAGATTAAAAGAAATAGAGGTGATGAACATATAATTATTCCaggtgtaaatatgtttttgtagGATCTTACAAGGACATTGTTACTTTCTACAACGGTGCACACATATTTACACAGTCCTTATAATCATATTACCATTAGTTCCATTTATAAAATTCCTGCCAAATTCAAAAATTGATACCAGTTCTTTTCCATGAGGCGGTCAGTAGTTGACCAGTATTGCAAGTTTGCAATAAACGAGTTCTGATGAaatacggccgggcccgcggaacgtctttacgccaaatagcacgtaccacgtttcCGAGAATTCAGtaaaatgactcggttccaccaagtaaaacaaatgaaattgtgtgacataaaatcgtaatctacgttgaattacctttgaaacgatatatcacacgactatgttccaatGAATGTAAAAATTAGGGAAAAGGAGGTGGGCCCCTGtcccccctttcaaaaaggtctccgaaaggctcttgacatccgctcatagaatgtccatgtcaaattacagcccgtttcaacgagcattaatggaGTAGTCTTTTgcacccccgtggcacatacggagtaatgggccccattcatatattggtacgtgtcaatgattcggtaccaccgaCTGTCGCATTATTTGACTCACAATTAAATGAggaaacgactttaatggaaattgccaaaaaggGGGGGCCGTAATCGAATTGAGCAAGGCATAATCgcaatctacgttgaattacctttgaaatgataaatcacgtgactatgttcccataagtTCGGAAATTACTGGAAATAGGGGTTGTCTCTTCTGGGGCCAGGGGCCAGGGGCCCCCCTGggaaaatcaaaaatcgggctcagagcgttgatgcgtacacatccatagattatacctaccaaatttcagcccgatccgttcacgaataacagaggagtagtgaatttaactagtgtacacaagaagaagaacaaaaaaaagaacaaagtgagtggcgttttgagacccatagcctggcctaaaaaaggatatattttgtttttcttcaagcCTCGAATCATCTTTTTGAAACACTGGGTTTTTTAGGGTGGTGCCAACACCGATGAAAGTTGCAAACAGCATTAATGTGCATGTGAACCAGGTTGCTCACATTATGGAGCAGTCTAAGGTTTCTTTGCCTCAACTTCCTCCAGTAGAGGAAGCCAAGAGAATCAAGATATTGGACTTcacataataatgcattggatttatatagcgccttgtTTTGGtgactcaaagcactttacatgacattaagctactattgtagccacaactgccctggggcagactgacagaagcgaggctgccatagtgcaccattggcccctccgaccaccaccaacactcactcacacactacattcataccagGCAATGTGTGTAAAGtgtcttgcctaaggacacgatgacagataccactggagcgactgccaTCTCACTGTTGGTGGCTTTCATTTTAAACCAAAtggcaaaagagaaaaaagacagGGGTACACCTGGACTTAGGCATTCTACAGGCCATGCAGATGAAGTGCTGTGAAAGTAGTCAATTGTAAAATCTGATTTTAAACACATTGTCAACGTGGGTGGACACGtaggtcctttctgtgtggagcgTGCATGTCCTCCGTGtccttgtgtgggttttctccgggtactccagtttcctcccaccatccaaaaacatgactaattaattggagtctctagactgcccgtaggagtgaatgagtgtgtAAGTAGTCGTCtggctgtctgtgtgtgttgcacTGCGACGGCCTGGcgccctgttcagggtgtacctCTGCCAAGTACCCGAAGAAAGCTAGCGATAGGCACAAAGcggacccccgtgaccctgaaaaggagcgaGTGGGTTGGACAGTGGACGGACGAATTTACAACATAAGTAACTGCTTTGAAGGTGAAGTCATTCTTAGTAATTTTCCAGTATCCTTATACTTGTATAAAGGCTCTTCAAATATTGGTAAACTGTAAAAGTTAACACGAAAAGACTGTAAAGTTTAACACTGATCACGGTTCGGTATAGTTAAACAATAAAGGTCAGGTCCCAACCACATGTTGTTCATGAATGTTAGACAGAAGAGGTTGAAACAAAACTCTGAAATAAGGTCGACAAcaaataatttgaaaataagaTGCAGTTGATTGTTTAAAAGTGCATTTATTAAAGTCATTATTTTGGCACTTGAGTTATCACCTGTCACACAATAAACACGACACAAATGTGAGCATCCCCTTATGTCAAATTTACTGCCCAGCAGAAATTCTTGATTATACCGACATTTAAGAGAGCAGTTTTATTTGCGATCACGATAAAAATGCTCTAACTTTGATACACAAACCCagcaataatattaaaaagagATTTCAAAGATGATCGTAggtaatgaataaatataattcactgatgtttgtgtggtttttggcTTATACAATTTAGctcatctttgtttttgtttttgttttcactttaaGTGTAGACAAATACTGTGGTACTCAGAGATGCTCACAATTtggtttcagtaaaaaaaacaaataatgtatAAAATAGTCCATTAACAGAAGACACACATTATAATGAGTTATGAAAAACATGCAGCACCaagatgaaactaaaataaagcAGCTTGCCAACAATCAAGGTTCTTTTAGGAAAATGAGGAGGAAAGGTTTCATTTTAACAGCTCGAGGCATTGTCAGAATAATGATCTATTTTAAACATGCAGTaagctttaaaacattttttcaacgcattttaaaattacattaaaatatttcaaaaagggTCAAATGAGAAGAAGATACTTTATGTACTTTCAAGTTAAAGGAAACTGCTGAAGAATGTGCTTAAATCATTCTTTCATCATCAGTTGTTCTTTTGGGCACGGTATTAAGTCCCCTCGTGTTGTGCCTTATGCATGGTCTCAGGCACTTAATCACAGAGAGTCAATTCACCAGATGTCTCGTTTTATTTGAGGGATCAATTTTAAACAGGCTGCTTGTTTTGGCAAAGGTACCGGGTTGGATCCCAATCTTGACTtaacgtcttagggttaggcttTTTAACTAAATAAAAGCATCTGTTATGGAGGTCTCTGCACGCACGTGTAGAGTGATGCTGGCCACACGCAATTGTTAGGGCTTTTTCTCAAGGTAATTCGAGGGAACCCATCCTTTCCTTGGTCTGCCACTATCCAGAACCTTGCAGTACCACCAGCCATTGGGGTTTTTTTCAAGAACCTCCAGACTTGTTCCTTCAGGAAATCCCATGGTCTCTTCGTCACCATGGTAATCTGCAATGGAGACGTACATCTCTCTGAGGTTGTTATGGATGATGTGGGGCTTGGGTTTCACTGTGGATACCGGAACAAAGTTCTTCTGAGAGCCAAGGCCGAGAGATTCAGCACTCCCGGTTCCTGATCTGTTTCTGTTGGGCAGAGAAATGTTGTTTTGCACAAGACTACGAGGCACAGTGCCAAATGAGGCATTGCGTCGCACGGTTGGGCTGGTGCGAGGATGGTCCGTTGAGTTTAGGGACTCATTTCTCCTGAGAGACCCAACAGGACTAGCAGTGTCTCTTATAGGGGCCGAGATAAAGACAGACTGAGGTCTGACGACTACCTGCTGTTTGGTGCTGTTCTGCTTGAGTGAGCCAAACAAGCTCTTTGGTTTGGAGAAGCCCCCTGGTGGCTTCGATGGAATAGGTGGGGTGACCTTCTTTAGGTTTTGGTTAATGTTGTTCATGGCTTGCACCCTTTGTTCATTCTTCTCCAGGCTGTTGGACTTGCTAAGGCTTCCAGGTTTATTTGGGGTACAATTAGATTCAGACTCTGGCGTGTCCTCTTGCTGTCGGACTGGCTCCAAGTAGTAAGTGGGTGCCCAACCTTCTGAGTCTCCCCAACGAATATACCACCAGCCAGTTTCCTGCTTTTCCAGAACCTCTACTTCTACTCCAGCGGGGAAGCTAACCTCAGACTCTTGGACCTTCTTATATGGATCTGTCGTACGATAGAGGTTGCAGCCCTCAATGTCAGAGTCCCCCCGGCTGCCTTTAGAGTAGCTCGAGGAGAGATCAGACGTGCTCTGAGAGGAATAGGAATCTTCTGAGGAAATGACGGATGCTGTCTCAGAATCATCACCTTTACTTTTATTGCCATTCTTTAGCTGCCCTGTGGGTCGCAATTGTCTCCTCAAGGTGCTGATATCCATTTTCTCTGTACTGGGAGTTTTAGAGAGGTGAGGTTTGGGCTTTACCACAGGCCTAAGTTTTGAGGACCTGGTTGGAGAACATGCCTTGCTTTCCTCTTGGTCTTTCTTCATTCCAAACAAATCTTGGTTAGTCTCAGCTGACAGCTTTGGTGAAGATGTTTCCTCTGGTTTGGTTGATAATGGGCTTCCAGTCAAGTCTGCTTTAGGTTTTTTACTCGAAGATCTTCTGCCACCTAATGTCAGgtttacagttttcccagttTCTGATGAGATACTTGTCTTGGAGGAATTTGAGTCTTTGCTGTACTGCCTCTCTGGCACCTctctaaatggaaaaaaacccTCATTCTCATAGATACACTCTTGTTCTACCTCTGTGTCCCCCTCTGCTTCAGCACCATCTTCAAATGACTCACTCATCTTAAAGGATGCACTGTGGAGTGATGATGCTGGGGAAGGCTTTGATGAAAGAAAGGATCCCTTCTCAGAGGAGGTGTCGCTTGATTTTATATCTACCAAGGAGGCTTCCCCTCGAAGAAACTCAAACTCAGACTCGAGGTCAAGATCTCCAATGGCGGGAACATCATATTCTGGCTCTTCGTACACTGGCCTCCCAGCAGACACTGGAGACTCTGGGGCTTCAGACCCTGGGCTACTGGGTGGTGCAGTCTCCACAGAGTCCTGTTTTTTAATTGGTGGAGCTGGAGGTGGAACCTTTGGGCGACAGAGAGTGCTGGTTCTACGATTTAAGTTGGGCTTTTTACGTTTGTCAATGTACGAGCAGGGAGCCCAGCCCTCTTTCTCTCCAATCTGGACGTACCACCAGCCGCCAGAGTTTTTCTCAATAACCTTTAAAGACACAAAGTATTTTAGTTGATATCACATTTTCAGAAGGTATGACTGATCTATAAGGAATGAACGGATGGATGATGCATGATATACATACATCTGCCTTTTGGCCTCCATTAAAGCTGATGCCGTCAGATATACAGGACTGAAAATCTGCAATGGTGTAGTATTCAGCCTCAACTGTAGGGGGCTCTGGTGGCGAGGGCAACTGAAAACCCTGATTGAAACATTGAGACTTAGGACCACTGAAGGACAGGTCAGTCAGTTAATGTCTATGcttatttagaaaatgaaaacCTACAAAGTTAGTACAGGTAAGTCAAAATAAGTTATTTCATAAAACAGTCAATAGTTTTCATTATATTACCATgactttgtttattattaatcctCTCACTAATTGTAAACAATATGGGTAACACACATAGGTGTTGTAGGCAGATATAGCAAACACTCTTACCAAGGTTGCATCTCGCCGAGGTGGAGGTTTTTGCCTGAGAACTGGAGAACCTGTGGGGAAAAATGTCATCACCTTAAAAAATATTGGGTTTGAGACTAgatttgacaaaaaactaagaaacatctggtcaaaacattttttgattgtTATATGAAACAAAGTTTCAACTGTGCAAATCTAACCAATTTCAATTCGATGAGGAGCGATGCGAGCTATAGCTGGTGAGGCGGGCTCGACTTTAGCTTTTCCATCCTGTAGGGCAGGAAGTGGACTGGAGTCCGCACAAGGCATTGGCAAGCTGATCTCCTTCTTGGTAACCTGTGGACTCTCCACAATGCCTTCAGTCTGCATATCTTTTTCACTGGATGCTTTCTTGTTGAGCAGGGTGCTGATCTCCATAATGTTTCCTATTATCTCCACTGGTCCAGTCGAGTTCTTCTTCCGGGGAGAGAAGTCATCCTTCGCCTTCTTGAGATATGAGGCTGGAGCCCAACCTTCTTTATCCTGGTACCTGGGACACAagttgattaaataaaataaaaaagaagttcTAGAAAAAGATCAAACTGAACCAAGTAGAGCTGTTACCTGATAAACCACCAGCCTTCAAGGTTTTTCTGAATGACCTCCACAATGACCCCTTTCTCGAAAGCAATCTCATCTTTCCCTTGGCTTGTATAGGGCTGCACTGTGACATACTTTTCTTCTGTCAAAGCAAGAGCAGAGAAGACAATATATGAGATTTGATACTCCCAAAAAGCAAGAAAAGAAATTAAAGAAAgtgcatactttaaaaaaaatcaatgaaaactaaaaaaaaaaaacttgctgcaCAGACCAATATTTGCAATCACATTTTATAGTGCCGGTAATTGGAAATCTAGATTATCTTGACATTTGAAACCATTAAGCATGAGTTAATCTTTAAAACATACTGCAAAACCAAATCTTTAAAGTAATACCATGCTATATAATAAGTGGTTTTCTCAACTAttcttatttcattttatctaTATATTATTCTATGCTGTACTGGGTCACAGAAGCGGTCTCAGCTCATTTAAGATGCAGGGCTTGGTCCAAGATGTCAATCCCTCAAAGGCCAAACAGAGAATTGTACAAGTTATTGTTGGATTTGAAGCCAATGACAATGTTTTGGCTTTATGAGATTTTTGGCCAAGAAAAAAACTTtcctaaaaaaactaaaaactaaagtaaaaagaacaatattgtccaaaaaaaaaaaaaaaaaggattggcAAAACATGTAAATTCCTTTAAAGAAATAACCTAGAACTGATAATCCTCTAACTGAAAGACAACCTTCACTaactttgtttttcctttttatttagtatattatattttgatagcgctttgagattacaattgttgtaatttgcccTACATAAATAAGTtagtttgaattgaattaactgTTGCTTACAGCAACTACTTACATACTCTTCCCTAAAATATGTCAACTTTAACTTCCAAGTACTGGACACAAGTACCTTGTTTAGTTGAAACTAAGTTACACCCGTTTCCTTCACACTGTCCTTTCGTCTACTGACTCAGCACAAAATACATAGCATACTGCTTTATAAATTCCCACAAGGTCTATTCCCATAAGGCCAAGGGGGGGAGTAAACTCATCATGTACTGGACTATTCCTTTCTGAACAAAGAAGGCTCACCGAGACGAAATAGAGAGATGGGCACACAAAAATGCTCTCCTGTACACAATGCTAAAAAAATTAAGGAAGCAAATGCTTCCATTTTTCTTCTCCCCTACCTATTTCCAGGTTGTGTAGGTTCTGGGCTGCggtttcttgtaaaaaaaaaaaaaaactcaatgtgTGAGGAATGTTTTTGTAGCCTTTATTTTCACTTTGCCCGCTTCTTCCGGCCTCCCTCCCTGCGTGGAGGCTGGCAGATGTATTTCCTCTCACAAGCCACTTTCAAACAATATTCAACATGGCAATGAAGGGAAACTCTGAATCAGATGTTGTGTTAACCGCAACATGCACTGACTGCATCAGTGATATAAAATATTCGTGTGGAGTCAGCAGAGTCCCAGTTCtatttttcaaacacaaagcagaatttCAGAAACAACTCCCTCTCTCCACTCCAGAGAGCAGCATGCACTGCCAAGCACAAATATTGGGCTGAACTCAATAGCCCATCCTCACCGTCTGTCACTCATCCAAATGCATCTCCAgcgagaacaaaaacaaaaagtgctggccttaaaatgacaaaacacgtGCAGGGCTTTGACTGAATGTGTAATTTTCTCGCTCAtggatttacaaattaaattggTTGTTTGCACCAACAGTTGGACGACGTATTTCTtcagtatgttttattaaaacacaGACTTGTTAAGTGCCTTTGTCAGCTTTTAATTGCTCATAAACAGAAAATTATGGCACTGACATGCTTCATAGAGCATTCCAGAGGGTATTACGTATCTGCTTTCATATGAGTGCAGCAGTTTGTTTGGTTTTCCAATGATTTGAGTAAATTGGGTTTagcagaaaactttttttttatataaacaaaaacacttatgttggcaaatgttatttctcattattagggcccgagcaaCGGTgcataggaccctattgtaatgcacctcatttttattattattattacaaaaaagttattacatttttgacGGCCTAAGCACATTCAAAAACTCGTGAAAATTTGAAAGCATATTAGGACTAGcgaaaaatgtgatattttgggggaattgcacatgtgaatggcaaaataactcaaaaggGGGGCTAATACAATTAGTTTCACGTGCAGCTAGaactctgacatcatcactgcagaggtaaaactgatgacatcatcactgtagtgaTGGTGTCATCggttagaacattagaacattggaacattggtcctacctgGCTTTCATTGCACTCGTAGCCACTtgcgtgccagagccaatcactggagagcccacctccatgccccacccattttggaacatacagtgatgatgtcatcatcaccgCGGACGTGTAAAAACTGATGTCATCCTcatgttccaatgttctaatcCAATCAGTGGAGAGCCCACCTCCACGCCCCACC
Protein-coding regions in this window:
- the LOC114476599 gene encoding SH3 and PX domain-containing protein 2A-like isoform X2 gives rise to the protein MQLRTVLDVNVMDVEKRRSPSKHYVYLITVTYSDTTSHVIYRRYSKFFDLQMRILDKFPIEGGQKDPKKRIIPFLPGKVLFRRSHIRDVAVKRLKHLDNYCKALMKLPSLISQSEEVLQFFETKPEDLNPPTEDCGGSGKRKSGLDASDPMLLEQYVVVANYEKQEPAEISLQAGEVVDVIEKSESGWWFVSTSEEQGWVPATYLNTHSGTRDDSEVGASKAGEEEKYVTVQPYTSQGKDEIAFEKGVIVEVIQKNLEGWWFIRYQDKEGWAPASYLKKAKDDFSPRKKNSTGPVEIIGNIMEISTLLNKKASSEKDMQTEGIVESPQVTKKEISLPMPCADSSPLPALQDGKAKVEPASPAIARIAPHRIEIGSPVLRQKPPPRRDATLGFQLPSPPEPPTVEAEYYTIADFQSCISDGISFNGGQKADVIEKNSGGWWYVQIGEKEGWAPCSYIDKRKKPNLNRRTSTLCRPKVPPPAPPIKKQDSVETAPPSSPGSEAPESPVSAGRPVYEEPEYDVPAIGDLDLESEFEFLRGEASLVDIKSSDTSSEKGSFLSSKPSPASSLHSASFKMSESFEDGAEAEGDTEVEQECIYENEGFFPFREVPERQYSKDSNSSKTSISSETGKTVNLTLGGRRSSSKKPKADLTGSPLSTKPEETSSPKLSAETNQDLFGMKKDQEESKACSPTRSSKLRPVVKPKPHLSKTPSTEKMDISTLRRQLRPTGQLKNGNKSKGDDSETASVISSEDSYSSQSTSDLSSSYSKGSRGDSDIEGCNLYRTTDPYKKVQESEVSFPAGVEVEVLEKQETGWWYIRWGDSEGWAPTYYLEPVRQQEDTPESESNCTPNKPGSLSKSNSLEKNEQRVQAMNNINQNLKKVTPPIPSKPPGGFSKPKSLFGSLKQNSTKQQVVVRPQSVFISAPIRDTASPVGSLRRNESLNSTDHPRTSPTVRRNASFGTVPRSLVQNNISLPNRNRSGTGSAESLGLGSQKNFVPVSTVKPKPHIIHNNLREMYVSIADYHGDEETMGFPEGTSLEVLEKNPNGWWYCKVLDSGRPRKGWVPSNYLEKKP
- the LOC114476599 gene encoding SH3 and PX domain-containing protein 2A-like isoform X1; its protein translation is MQLRTVLDVNVMDVEKRRSPSKHYVYLITVTYSDTTSHVIYRRYSKFFDLQMRILDKFPIEGGQKDPKKRIIPFLPGKVLFRRSHIRDVAVKRLKHLDNYCKALMKLPSLISQSEEVLQFFETKPEDLNPPTEDCGGSGKRKSGLDASDPMLLEQYVVVANYEKQEPAEISLQAGEVVDVIEKSESGWWFVSTSEEQGWVPATYLNTHSGTRDDSEVGASKAGEVTKRQKVHLKRLDRRWTLGGVISRQQSREEKYVTVQPYTSQGKDEIAFEKGVIVEVIQKNLEGWWFIRYQDKEGWAPASYLKKAKDDFSPRKKNSTGPVEIIGNIMEISTLLNKKASSEKDMQTEGIVESPQVTKKEISLPMPCADSSPLPALQDGKAKVEPASPAIARIAPHRIEIGSPVLRQKPPPRRDATLGFQLPSPPEPPTVEAEYYTIADFQSCISDGISFNGGQKADVIEKNSGGWWYVQIGEKEGWAPCSYIDKRKKPNLNRRTSTLCRPKVPPPAPPIKKQDSVETAPPSSPGSEAPESPVSAGRPVYEEPEYDVPAIGDLDLESEFEFLRGEASLVDIKSSDTSSEKGSFLSSKPSPASSLHSASFKMSESFEDGAEAEGDTEVEQECIYENEGFFPFREVPERQYSKDSNSSKTSISSETGKTVNLTLGGRRSSSKKPKADLTGSPLSTKPEETSSPKLSAETNQDLFGMKKDQEESKACSPTRSSKLRPVVKPKPHLSKTPSTEKMDISTLRRQLRPTGQLKNGNKSKGDDSETASVISSEDSYSSQSTSDLSSSYSKGSRGDSDIEGCNLYRTTDPYKKVQESEVSFPAGVEVEVLEKQETGWWYIRWGDSEGWAPTYYLEPVRQQEDTPESESNCTPNKPGSLSKSNSLEKNEQRVQAMNNINQNLKKVTPPIPSKPPGGFSKPKSLFGSLKQNSTKQQVVVRPQSVFISAPIRDTASPVGSLRRNESLNSTDHPRTSPTVRRNASFGTVPRSLVQNNISLPNRNRSGTGSAESLGLGSQKNFVPVSTVKPKPHIIHNNLREMYVSIADYHGDEETMGFPEGTSLEVLEKNPNGWWYCKVLDSGRPRKGWVPSNYLEKKP